In Nicotiana tabacum cultivar K326 chromosome 11, ASM71507v2, whole genome shotgun sequence, a single window of DNA contains:
- the LOC107777932 gene encoding purine permease 3-like has protein sequence MEPQVSSKMKKVLLVINCIILAVGTCGTPLLMRLYFIKGGNRIWLSTWLQTVAWPINFIPLAISYFYRRKININNDINNNNNMKVILMTPRIFVATIGIGVLQGFANYFYAYGTAKLPVSTSGLLFATQLAFTAGFAFLIVKLKFTSYSVNAVFLLTVGAVLLALHSGGDQPEGEPKKEYILGFIMTLAAAALSGLIFPLVELIYKKAHQAITYTLVLEFQTVYCFVATIVATIGMIINKDFQAISTEAKAFELGEGRYYNLIIWSAIILQFYFLGTIGVIYSASSLVSGILISVLLPITEVLAVFIYGEKFSAEKGVSLALSLWGFLSYFYGDIKESKKKEEQSPETEMIDSKACTP, from the exons ATGGAACCTCAAGTAAGCTCAAAAATGAAGAAGGTTCTTCTTGTCATCAACTGTATAATTCTAGCTGTGGGAACCTGTGGTACCCCTTTGCTCATGCGCCTTTATTTCATCAAAGGAGGCAATAGAATTTGGCTATCAACCTGGCTACAAACTGTTGCTTGGCCAATAAATTTCATCCCTTTGGCCATTTCCTACTTCTATCGTCGcaaaattaatataaataatgacatcaacaacaataataatatgaaGGTCATTCTGATGACTCCCCGGATTTTCGTGGCCACTATAGGAATCGGAGTCCTACAAGGATTTGCGAACTATTTTTACGCTTATGGCACAGCTAAATTGCCTGTTTCGACTAGTGGACTTCTGTTTGCTACGCAACTTGCTTTCACCGCCGGCTTTGCTTTCCTTATAGTGAAGCTGAAGTTCACTTCTTACTCAGTCAACGCCGTCTTTTTGTTGACGGTTGGCGCAGTGCTTTTGGCGCTACACTCTGGAGGTGATCAACCAGAGGGAGAGCCAAAGAAAGAGTATATTTTAGGGTTTATCATGACCCTAGCAGCTGCTGCTTTGTCTGGGCTTATTTTTCCTTTGGTGGAGTTGATTTACAAAAAGGCACATCAAGCTATTACTTACACACTTGTGTTAGAGTTTCAGACAGTGTATTGCTTTGTTGCCACCATTGTTGCAACAATTGGGATGATCATTAACAAGGACTTTCAG GCAATTTCAACGGAGGCAAAAGCATTTGAACTTGGAGAAGGCAGATATTATAATTTGATAATATGGAGCGCAATAATTTTGCAATTCTACTTCTTAGGCACCATTGGCGTCATCTATTCGGCTTCTTCTTTAGTGTCGGGGATTTTGATTTCCGTTCTACTACCTATAACGGAAGTTTTAGCTGTTTTTATCTACGGTGAAAAGTTCAGTGCAGAAAAAGGAGTTTCACTTGCTCTCTCTCTATGGGGATTTCTTTCATACTTTTACGGTGATATTAAAGAAAGcaagaaaaaagaagaacaatcTCCGGAAACAGAGATGATTGATAGTAAAGCTTGTACTCCGTGA